A single Ptiloglossa arizonensis isolate GNS036 chromosome 2, iyPtiAriz1_principal, whole genome shotgun sequence DNA region contains:
- the Mccc2 gene encoding methylcrotonyl-CoA carboxylase subunit 2 isoform X1, whose amino-acid sequence MLRKFNLLTRHWRFLTRTFHDEAIIGSAQDVNSPVYQENYLQMESLVRKLKKTVEKIVEGGEESARERHMKKGKLLARERINVLIDPTSPFLEFSQLAGHELYGNENVPAGGIITGIGRVEGVECVIAANDATVKGGTYYPITVKKHLRAQEIAEENHLPCIYLVDSGGANLPRQADVFADKWHFGRAFYNQANMSAKGIAQIAVIMGSCTAGGAYVPAMADENIIVGKQATIFLAGPPLVKSSTGEDITAEELGGASLHCRISGVTDHYAMDDYHALHLTRQIVRDLNRQRQMDVKVEKQVEVPVHAVDEIYGIVGTNLKRPYDVREVIARIVDGSKFHEFKAQYGETLVTGFARIYGYPVGIIANNGVIFSESALKGAHFVQLCAQRKIPLLFLQNITGFMVGKDAEAGGIAKNGAKLVTAVSCAKVPKITVIIGGSYGAGNYGMCGRSYSPRFLYFWPNARISVMGGEQASGVLAQIAKDQYLRNGKQWTKENEERIKKPILTQFEEESHPFYSSARLWDDGVIDPVDTRLVLGLSLSAALNAPIPESKFGIFRM is encoded by the exons ATGTTGAGGAAGTTTAACTTATTAACCAGACACTGGCGCTTCCTTACGAGGACGTTCCATGATGAAGCGATTATTGGCAGCGCGCAAGACGTGAATTCGCCAGTTTATCAG GAGAATTATTTGCAAATGGAGTCCCTGGTGCGTAAATTAAAGAAGACCGTTGAAAAAATCGTAGAAGGTGGCGAGGAGTCAGCGAGGGAAAGGCACATGAAAAAAGGCAAACTTTTAGCGCGAGAACGTATTAACGTTCTCATCGATCCAACGTCCCCGTTTCTTGAATTTTCACAACTTGCTGGTCACGAGCTGTACGGTAACGAGAATGTGCCAGCTGGTGGTATTATCACTGGCATAGGTAGAGTGGAAGG GGTCGAGTGCGTAATTGCTGCGAACGACGCAACAGTCAAGGGTGGCACTTATTATCCCATCACGGTGAAGAAGCATTTAAGGGCTCAAGAAATCGCGGAGGAGAATCACTTACCGTGCATATACTTAGTGGACAGCGGTGGCGCGAATCTGCCCAGGCAAGCCGACGTGTTTGCCGAtaaatggcattttggaagagCCTTTTACAACCAGGCAAATATGAGCGCAAAGGGAATTGCACAAATCGCGGTAATCATGGGGAGTTGTACCGCAG GGGGTGCGTATGTACCAGCGATGGCCGACGAGAATATCATTGTTGGCAAACAAGCTACCATCTTTCTGGCTGGACCACCCTTGGTGAAGTCTTCCACCGGTGAAGACATAACTGCGGAGGAGTTGGGCGGCGCATCGCTTCATTGCCG AATATCAGGAGTCACAGATCACTACGCCATGGACGACTATCACGCTCTCCACCTGACCCGTCAAATTGTCAGGGACTTGAATAGGCAGAGGCAGATGGACGTGAAGGTTGAGAAGCAGGTGGAAGTGCCTGTCCACGCGGTCGATGAAATTTATGGTATCGTTGGAACCAACTTGAAACGACCTTACGATGTCAGGGAAGTGATCGCCAGGATCGTGGATGGTTCCAAGTTTCACGAGTTCAAGGCGCAATACGGTGAAACGTTGGTCACGGGATTCGCGAGGATCTACGGCTACCCTGTGGGTATAATCGCCAACAATGGCGTAATCTTCTCGGAGAGCGCGTTAAAGGGCGCTCATTTTGTGCAACTTTGCGCTCAGAGGAAGATACCTCTGCTCTTCTTACAGAACATTACAG GGTTTATGGTGGGCAAGGACGCCGAGGCAGGCGGCATTGCCAAGAATGGAGCGAAACTTGTAACCGCTGTATCTTGCGCCAAAGTGCCCAAGATTACGGTGATaattgggggctcgtacggagCAGGGAATTACG GTATGTGCGGCCGATCTTATTCCCCAAGATTCCTCTACTTCTGGCCGAATGCCAGGATATCTGTGATGGGAGGTGAGCAGGCTAGTGGGGTGTTGGCTCAAATCGCGAAGGATCAGTATCTGCGAAATGGGAAGCAG TGGACCAaagaaaacgaggaaagaatcaagAAGCCGATCTTGACTCAGTTCGAAGAGGAGAGTCATCCGTTCTACTCCAGCGCCAG GCTCTGGGACGATGGTGTGATCGATCCGGTTGACACCAGACTGGTGCTCGGTCTGAGTTTATCGGCTGCGCTCAACGCGCCTATTCCGGAATCGAAATTCGGAATTTTCCGTATGTAA
- the Mccc2 gene encoding methylcrotonyl-CoA carboxylase subunit 2 isoform X2 — translation MIRRLLNARSTEKIKRRIFFNQLIDEFEVKGSSFQENYLQMESLVRKLKKTVEKIVEGGEESARERHMKKGKLLARERINVLIDPTSPFLEFSQLAGHELYGNENVPAGGIITGIGRVEGVECVIAANDATVKGGTYYPITVKKHLRAQEIAEENHLPCIYLVDSGGANLPRQADVFADKWHFGRAFYNQANMSAKGIAQIAVIMGSCTAGGAYVPAMADENIIVGKQATIFLAGPPLVKSSTGEDITAEELGGASLHCRISGVTDHYAMDDYHALHLTRQIVRDLNRQRQMDVKVEKQVEVPVHAVDEIYGIVGTNLKRPYDVREVIARIVDGSKFHEFKAQYGETLVTGFARIYGYPVGIIANNGVIFSESALKGAHFVQLCAQRKIPLLFLQNITGFMVGKDAEAGGIAKNGAKLVTAVSCAKVPKITVIIGGSYGAGNYGMCGRSYSPRFLYFWPNARISVMGGEQASGVLAQIAKDQYLRNGKQWTKENEERIKKPILTQFEEESHPFYSSARLWDDGVIDPVDTRLVLGLSLSAALNAPIPESKFGIFRM, via the exons ATGATTCGACGTCTTTTAAACGCTCGTAGCACCGAGAAGATTAAACGtcgtatattttttaaccaactGATCGACGAGTTCGAAGTAAAAGGAAGTTCTTTCCAGGAGAATTATTTGCAAATGGAGTCCCTGGTGCGTAAATTAAAGAAGACCGTTGAAAAAATCGTAGAAGGTGGCGAGGAGTCAGCGAGGGAAAGGCACATGAAAAAAGGCAAACTTTTAGCGCGAGAACGTATTAACGTTCTCATCGATCCAACGTCCCCGTTTCTTGAATTTTCACAACTTGCTGGTCACGAGCTGTACGGTAACGAGAATGTGCCAGCTGGTGGTATTATCACTGGCATAGGTAGAGTGGAAGG GGTCGAGTGCGTAATTGCTGCGAACGACGCAACAGTCAAGGGTGGCACTTATTATCCCATCACGGTGAAGAAGCATTTAAGGGCTCAAGAAATCGCGGAGGAGAATCACTTACCGTGCATATACTTAGTGGACAGCGGTGGCGCGAATCTGCCCAGGCAAGCCGACGTGTTTGCCGAtaaatggcattttggaagagCCTTTTACAACCAGGCAAATATGAGCGCAAAGGGAATTGCACAAATCGCGGTAATCATGGGGAGTTGTACCGCAG GGGGTGCGTATGTACCAGCGATGGCCGACGAGAATATCATTGTTGGCAAACAAGCTACCATCTTTCTGGCTGGACCACCCTTGGTGAAGTCTTCCACCGGTGAAGACATAACTGCGGAGGAGTTGGGCGGCGCATCGCTTCATTGCCG AATATCAGGAGTCACAGATCACTACGCCATGGACGACTATCACGCTCTCCACCTGACCCGTCAAATTGTCAGGGACTTGAATAGGCAGAGGCAGATGGACGTGAAGGTTGAGAAGCAGGTGGAAGTGCCTGTCCACGCGGTCGATGAAATTTATGGTATCGTTGGAACCAACTTGAAACGACCTTACGATGTCAGGGAAGTGATCGCCAGGATCGTGGATGGTTCCAAGTTTCACGAGTTCAAGGCGCAATACGGTGAAACGTTGGTCACGGGATTCGCGAGGATCTACGGCTACCCTGTGGGTATAATCGCCAACAATGGCGTAATCTTCTCGGAGAGCGCGTTAAAGGGCGCTCATTTTGTGCAACTTTGCGCTCAGAGGAAGATACCTCTGCTCTTCTTACAGAACATTACAG GGTTTATGGTGGGCAAGGACGCCGAGGCAGGCGGCATTGCCAAGAATGGAGCGAAACTTGTAACCGCTGTATCTTGCGCCAAAGTGCCCAAGATTACGGTGATaattgggggctcgtacggagCAGGGAATTACG GTATGTGCGGCCGATCTTATTCCCCAAGATTCCTCTACTTCTGGCCGAATGCCAGGATATCTGTGATGGGAGGTGAGCAGGCTAGTGGGGTGTTGGCTCAAATCGCGAAGGATCAGTATCTGCGAAATGGGAAGCAG TGGACCAaagaaaacgaggaaagaatcaagAAGCCGATCTTGACTCAGTTCGAAGAGGAGAGTCATCCGTTCTACTCCAGCGCCAG GCTCTGGGACGATGGTGTGATCGATCCGGTTGACACCAGACTGGTGCTCGGTCTGAGTTTATCGGCTGCGCTCAACGCGCCTATTCCGGAATCGAAATTCGGAATTTTCCGTATGTAA
- the Qsm gene encoding zona pelucida superfamily protein qsm isoform X1 → METGFRTPLALLCWIFLLGAARANVQSKVRCSEQWMEVDIVRSSPRASIYLQQLKDFPDEACKARLSNGVATFRLSLLEEDILRCGITKVVNKVTGQKVYFHRIIVEEPADSSKHTFTVKCVITEVLVKPGISIASNHTTVRRSVFPAGFQEPDMVEIRGEISESAPVPILGVGVRQGGTLVTGELNVSPGTPLQMEIFLDNHSAPVYGLLVSYMLVTDTKSQEETIIINGCSVDPYLFENFNTVDGDFLTAKFRAFKFPESTYVQFRGTVNVCLDKCQGIECSNGQVGFGRKRRAIEVSSTDKNKIFEVTMSTFIKVDFEEDAVVDKALSELYIRKGKNRTKARAVIAEEVREQTAPTTIRTEERAFIAQEVNEQFKYKVTETEMNGSSCRTMPYAIVLVLLCLCKLL, encoded by the exons TTCAGAGCAAAGTGAGATGCTCCGAGCAGTGGATGGAGGTCGACATCGTGAGGAGCAGTCCGCGGGCGAGTATATATCTCCAGCAGCTGAAGGACTTTCCAG ACGAGGCTTGCAAAGCTCGGCTGAGCAACGGCGTCGCCACGTTCCGATTATCGCTCCTGGAGGAGGACATATTACGATGCGGTATCACGAAAGTCGTTAACAAAGTCACG GGTCAGAAGGTGTACTTCCATCGGATAATAGTGGAGGAGCCCGCGGATTCCAGCAAGCACACGTTCACGGTGAAGTGCGTTATCACCGAGGTCCTGGTGAAGCCCGGTATCTCGATCGCGTCCAATCACACCACGGTTCGGCGCAGCGTATTTCCAGCAGGCTTTCAGGAACCCGA CATGGTCGAGATCAGGGGCGAGATCTCCGAGTCGGCGCCGGTACCGATTCTAGGGGTCGGTGTACGGCAAGGTGGCACACTGGTCACCGGTGAGCTGAACGTCAGTCCGGGCACACCTCTGCAGATGGAAATCTTCTTGGACAATCACTCGGCGCCGGTTTATGGGCTATTGGTCAGCTACATGTTGGTCACCGACACTAAATCGCAGGAGGAAACGATCATCATTAACGG GTGTTCCGTGGACCCGTACCTGTTCGAGAACTTCAACACCGTGGACGGTGACTTCCTGACGGCGAAATTCCGGGCGTTCAAGTTTCCGGAAAGCACATACGTTCAGTTTCGCGGCACAGTGAACGTCTGCTTGGACAAGTGCCAAGGG ATCGAATGCAGCAACGGTCAAGTAGGTTTCGGTAGAAAGAGGAGAGCCATAGAAGTCTCGAGCACCGACAAGAACAAGATCTTCGAGGTGACCATGTCGACGTTCATCAAGGTCGATTTCGAGGAGGACGCGGTGGTCGACAAAG CTCTCTCGGAACTGTACATCAGAAAGGGTAAGAACAGGACGAAAGCTAGGGCGGTGATCGCGGAAGAGGTGAGAGAGCAGACAGCTCCGACGACGATCAGGACGGAAGAGAGAGCTTTCATCGCGCAAGAAGTCAACGAACAGTTCAAGTACAAGGTCACGGAAACGGAGATGAACGGCTCCTCGTGTAGAACGATGCCCTACGccatcgtcctcgtcctcctctgTCTCTGCAAGCTCTTGTAG
- the Qsm gene encoding zona pelucida superfamily protein qsm isoform X2 produces the protein MEVDIVRSSPRASIYLQQLKDFPDEACKARLSNGVATFRLSLLEEDILRCGITKVVNKVTGQKVYFHRIIVEEPADSSKHTFTVKCVITEVLVKPGISIASNHTTVRRSVFPAGFQEPDMVEIRGEISESAPVPILGVGVRQGGTLVTGELNVSPGTPLQMEIFLDNHSAPVYGLLVSYMLVTDTKSQEETIIINGCSVDPYLFENFNTVDGDFLTAKFRAFKFPESTYVQFRGTVNVCLDKCQGIECSNGQVGFGRKRRAIEVSSTDKNKIFEVTMSTFIKVDFEEDAVVDKALSELYIRKGKNRTKARAVIAEEVREQTAPTTIRTEERAFIAQEVNEQFKYKVTETEMNGSSCRTMPYAIVLVLLCLCKLL, from the exons ATGGAGGTCGACATCGTGAGGAGCAGTCCGCGGGCGAGTATATATCTCCAGCAGCTGAAGGACTTTCCAG ACGAGGCTTGCAAAGCTCGGCTGAGCAACGGCGTCGCCACGTTCCGATTATCGCTCCTGGAGGAGGACATATTACGATGCGGTATCACGAAAGTCGTTAACAAAGTCACG GGTCAGAAGGTGTACTTCCATCGGATAATAGTGGAGGAGCCCGCGGATTCCAGCAAGCACACGTTCACGGTGAAGTGCGTTATCACCGAGGTCCTGGTGAAGCCCGGTATCTCGATCGCGTCCAATCACACCACGGTTCGGCGCAGCGTATTTCCAGCAGGCTTTCAGGAACCCGA CATGGTCGAGATCAGGGGCGAGATCTCCGAGTCGGCGCCGGTACCGATTCTAGGGGTCGGTGTACGGCAAGGTGGCACACTGGTCACCGGTGAGCTGAACGTCAGTCCGGGCACACCTCTGCAGATGGAAATCTTCTTGGACAATCACTCGGCGCCGGTTTATGGGCTATTGGTCAGCTACATGTTGGTCACCGACACTAAATCGCAGGAGGAAACGATCATCATTAACGG GTGTTCCGTGGACCCGTACCTGTTCGAGAACTTCAACACCGTGGACGGTGACTTCCTGACGGCGAAATTCCGGGCGTTCAAGTTTCCGGAAAGCACATACGTTCAGTTTCGCGGCACAGTGAACGTCTGCTTGGACAAGTGCCAAGGG ATCGAATGCAGCAACGGTCAAGTAGGTTTCGGTAGAAAGAGGAGAGCCATAGAAGTCTCGAGCACCGACAAGAACAAGATCTTCGAGGTGACCATGTCGACGTTCATCAAGGTCGATTTCGAGGAGGACGCGGTGGTCGACAAAG CTCTCTCGGAACTGTACATCAGAAAGGGTAAGAACAGGACGAAAGCTAGGGCGGTGATCGCGGAAGAGGTGAGAGAGCAGACAGCTCCGACGACGATCAGGACGGAAGAGAGAGCTTTCATCGCGCAAGAAGTCAACGAACAGTTCAAGTACAAGGTCACGGAAACGGAGATGAACGGCTCCTCGTGTAGAACGATGCCCTACGccatcgtcctcgtcctcctctgTCTCTGCAAGCTCTTGTAG